Proteins encoded by one window of Salirhabdus salicampi:
- the gcvT gene encoding glycine cleavage system aminomethyltransferase GcvT produces MSSLKRTSLFPLYEKYGGKIVDFGGWEMPVQFEGIKKEHAATRNAAGLFDVSHMGEILVTGPDSEKFLQKMLSNDVSKLTVNRAQYTIMCYEDGGTVDDLLVYKKGDENFLLVVNAANIEKDFSWLKEHVEGDVHVDNISSDVAQIAIQGPNAEGILQKLTNTDLSSIKFFRFEDGVQIQGLEEGALVSRTGYTGEDGFEIYVDHRDGPRLWEKLLEVGTTDGLMPVGLGARDTLRFEATLPLYGQELTKDITPIEAGLSFAVKVNKEGDFFGKEVLAKQKEDGPARKIVGVEMTDKGIPRHGYEVFKGDEKIGVITSGTQSPTLGKNLGLAYIDSKYTDLEEVVEVQVRKRRLKAKVVPTPFYKRK; encoded by the coding sequence GTGTCTAGCTTAAAGCGTACGTCGTTATTTCCTCTGTATGAAAAATATGGAGGAAAGATAGTTGATTTCGGTGGTTGGGAAATGCCCGTGCAATTTGAAGGAATTAAGAAGGAACACGCGGCAACCCGAAACGCTGCAGGATTATTTGACGTTTCACACATGGGGGAAATTCTCGTAACAGGACCTGACAGTGAAAAGTTTCTACAAAAGATGTTATCAAATGATGTATCGAAATTAACAGTAAACAGAGCCCAGTACACGATTATGTGTTACGAAGACGGTGGTACAGTTGATGATTTGCTCGTTTATAAAAAAGGGGACGAAAACTTTTTGTTAGTCGTTAACGCGGCAAATATTGAAAAGGATTTTTCTTGGTTAAAGGAACATGTGGAAGGGGATGTTCATGTTGACAACATCTCTAGCGATGTCGCTCAAATCGCGATACAAGGTCCGAATGCCGAAGGGATTTTGCAAAAGCTAACGAATACTGATCTATCTTCGATTAAGTTTTTCCGCTTTGAAGATGGTGTTCAAATCCAAGGCCTTGAGGAAGGAGCCCTCGTCTCAAGAACAGGTTATACAGGTGAAGACGGGTTTGAAATTTATGTAGATCACCGTGACGGTCCAAGGTTGTGGGAGAAACTCCTTGAAGTGGGGACAACAGACGGCCTTATGCCAGTAGGGCTTGGTGCCCGGGACACACTGCGCTTTGAGGCTACACTGCCATTATATGGCCAAGAGCTAACGAAGGATATAACACCAATTGAAGCAGGCCTGTCATTTGCTGTAAAAGTGAACAAGGAAGGGGACTTCTTTGGGAAAGAAGTGTTGGCGAAGCAAAAAGAGGATGGACCTGCCCGGAAAATTGTCGGTGTTGAAATGACCGATAAAGGGATTCCCCGTCATGGTTACGAAGTGTTTAAGGGAGATGAAAAAATCGGTGTCATAACATCTGGTACACAGTCACCAACGTTAGGGAAAAACTTAGGCCTTGCGTATATCGACAGTAAATACACGGATTTAGAAGAAGTGGTGGAAGTGCAAGTCCGAAAACGTCGCCTCAAGGCTAAAGTTGTACCGACACCATTTTATAAACGTAAATAA